The Nitrospirota bacterium genome contains a region encoding:
- a CDS encoding helix-turn-helix transcriptional regulator — MIRSEKQYEASKKQLVLLRQALTAKSQAQMPEALVRAARGQTAELAAEIEKQIKDYEELLKTPAKELRIHSLNDLRVAPIRYRIAARMTVESFARLVHVHSRQIARYESEDYQNVSWDTLLKILERLNVKIEGTVELDRKIAV; from the coding sequence ATGATCCGAAGTGAAAAACAGTATGAAGCTTCCAAAAAACAGCTTGTTTTGTTGCGACAGGCTTTAACCGCTAAGAGCCAGGCGCAAATGCCAGAAGCCTTGGTACGAGCCGCTCGGGGTCAAACCGCAGAACTTGCAGCCGAAATCGAAAAGCAGATCAAAGACTACGAAGAATTACTAAAAACCCCAGCGAAGGAATTGCGTATCCACTCTTTAAATGATCTTCGTGTGGCGCCTATTCGATATCGAATCGCTGCTCGTATGACAGTCGAAAGCTTCGCTCGACTCGTCCACGTGCACTCTCGACAAATTGCAAGGTATGAAAGCGAAGATTATCAAAACGTATCTTGGGATACCTTGCTGAAAATTTTGGAACGGCTAAATGTTAAAATAGAAGGCACGGTGGAACTCGATCGCAAGATTGCCGTTTAA
- a CDS encoding type 1 glutamine amidotransferase: protein MNPVLIVKNCTREGPGIIEVLLKKFLIPFKIVDLEGGDFFPPPNNFSALIVLGGPDSANDNNKKIQNVLTRIQEALSSQIPYFGICLGLQLLVKAGGGAVVKNPVKEIGFRDPEKIFFEVNLTPQGKTDPLCKGLET, encoded by the coding sequence ATGAATCCTGTTCTGATTGTTAAAAATTGTACCAGAGAAGGTCCGGGAATCATTGAGGTCCTTTTAAAGAAATTTTTGATTCCGTTTAAAATCGTTGACCTTGAAGGGGGAGATTTTTTCCCTCCGCCGAATAATTTTAGCGCTCTCATCGTCCTAGGGGGACCGGATAGCGCCAATGATAACAATAAAAAGATTCAAAACGTTTTGACCCGGATACAGGAAGCCCTCTCTTCTCAAATCCCTTATTTTGGAATTTGCCTTGGATTACAACTCCTTGTAAAAGCAGGGGGTGGAGCAGTCGTGAAAAATCCCGTGAAGGAGATTGGGTTCCGCGATCCGGAAAAGATATTTTTCGAGGTCAACCTGACCCCTCAAGGGAAAACCGACCCTCTCTGCAAAGGTTTGGAAACCTGA
- a CDS encoding response regulator, translated as MIATPEKRILVVDDDDLIRETCQNILASAGYFVETAADGVDALNKIKSCPYDLILSDLNMPRLDGYQLYLCVKKDFPFLTGRFLLMTGNPPAGEEGEAILLQIHQRILKKPFHPKELLDRVRGLTAVPIEWRKEERYPWNADCHIALAADFPLLIAVIQNISSQGMKIKHSGLPVLKIGDLVSVNIPQKRVERKAQVRWSDQSEGFSLSGLELMEPLPVPSILAAPSSPMETH; from the coding sequence ATGATTGCCACGCCCGAAAAAAGGATTCTGGTGGTCGATGACGACGATCTGATCAGAGAAACCTGTCAGAATATCCTGGCCTCCGCGGGTTATTTCGTGGAAACAGCCGCTGACGGCGTGGATGCGTTAAATAAAATAAAAAGTTGTCCTTATGATCTCATCCTGTCAGATCTCAATATGCCCCGGCTGGATGGATATCAGCTCTATCTCTGTGTGAAAAAGGATTTTCCTTTCCTGACAGGCAGATTCCTTTTAATGACCGGGAATCCTCCGGCTGGAGAAGAGGGTGAGGCGATTCTTTTACAAATCCATCAGAGAATCCTTAAAAAACCTTTTCATCCGAAGGAGCTTTTAGATCGGGTCAGAGGTCTCACCGCTGTTCCGATTGAGTGGAGAAAAGAGGAGCGTTACCCGTGGAATGCGGATTGCCACATAGCACTCGCAGCCGATTTTCCCTTACTGATCGCAGTAATACAGAATATTTCCAGTCAGGGGATGAAAATAAAACATTCAGGCTTGCCGGTTCTAAAGATAGGCGATCTTGTCTCTGTCAACATCCCTCAAAAAAGGGTAGAAAGGAAAGCCCAGGTCCGGTGGTCAGATCAATCAGAAGGTTTTTCTCTAAGCGGCCTGGAGTTAATGGAGCCGCTCCCTGTCCCCTCTATTTTAGCGGCTCCGTCTTCCCCCATGGAGACTCATTGA
- a CDS encoding helix-turn-helix domain-containing protein, producing the protein MAVKKTYTIREAAKKLGITPESVLKAIQKGRLKARKKIVKIPQEIWMIEVSSVEAYVVSRSHQKRGLKRDVKRH; encoded by the coding sequence ATGGCCGTCAAGAAAACCTACACCATTCGCGAAGCGGCGAAAAAACTGGGAATCACTCCCGAATCGGTTCTCAAGGCAATTCAAAAAGGGCGCCTAAAAGCTCGAAAGAAAATTGTTAAAATTCCTCAAGAAATTTGGATGATCGAAGTTTCGTCCGTTGAAGCTTATGTCGTCTCAAGATCCCATCAGAAACGTGGTTTAAAAAGAGATGTGAAAAGACATTGA